In Thauera sp. JM12B12, one DNA window encodes the following:
- the csm6 gene encoding CRISPR-associated ring nuclease Csm6 has protein sequence MDNCRPSSYPRRILLAVTGLSPQVVTETLHALAVGNDDPFVPTEIHLITTGEGAERARLALLSDKPGWFHRLRKDFDLPEITFDAEHVHVLRDVGGHSLADIRSPADNLACADFITEKVRELSADPDSALHVSIAGGRKTMGFFLGYALSLFGRPQDRLSHVLVSEPFENSWDFFYPTPYENIIETSAKKLVDTRDARLSLADIPFVALRHGLPTALLDGSARFEQTVSAARAALGPASLEVDLISRTVRAAGRSFQLPPADLALLTVFARRAMKDQPALPAPPKDVADPEWSERYLKELRTICGPLGDRDATEHSLHRGMDGHYFSMRLSKLRRRLKRELDIAAGPYLIDDGGSKPHRYKLALQADTVRIVDSRRMASLR, from the coding sequence ATGGATAACTGCCGTCCATCCTCCTACCCACGTCGCATTCTTCTTGCCGTTACCGGTCTGTCGCCACAGGTCGTGACCGAGACCCTGCATGCGCTCGCGGTCGGCAACGACGATCCTTTCGTGCCCACCGAGATTCACCTCATCACCACCGGCGAAGGTGCGGAGCGTGCCCGCCTCGCCCTGCTGTCGGACAAGCCCGGCTGGTTCCACCGCCTGCGCAAGGACTTCGACCTGCCGGAGATCACCTTCGATGCCGAGCACGTCCACGTGTTGCGCGACGTCGGTGGGCACAGCCTCGCCGATATCCGCAGCCCGGCGGACAACCTCGCGTGTGCAGACTTCATCACGGAGAAGGTGCGCGAACTCAGCGCCGATCCCGACAGCGCCCTGCATGTATCCATCGCAGGCGGACGCAAGACCATGGGTTTCTTCCTGGGCTACGCGCTGTCGCTCTTCGGCCGCCCGCAGGACCGCCTGTCGCACGTGCTGGTGTCCGAACCCTTCGAGAACAGCTGGGACTTCTTCTACCCCACGCCCTACGAGAACATCATCGAGACGAGCGCGAAGAAACTCGTGGACACCCGCGACGCCCGCCTGAGCCTGGCGGACATACCCTTCGTCGCCCTGCGTCACGGCCTGCCCACCGCACTGCTCGACGGCAGCGCACGTTTCGAACAAACAGTCAGCGCGGCACGGGCTGCACTCGGCCCCGCCTCGTTGGAGGTCGACCTTATTAGCCGTACGGTGCGGGCCGCTGGGCGTTCTTTCCAGCTTCCCCCTGCCGACTTGGCCCTGCTGACCGTCTTCGCGCGTCGCGCCATGAAAGATCAACCCGCACTTCCCGCACCGCCCAAGGACGTTGCCGACCCCGAATGGAGTGAGCGCTACCTAAAGGAACTCCGGACTATTTGCGGCCCCCTCGGCGATCGCGATGCCACCGAACACTCGCTACACAGAGGCATGGACGGGCATTACTTCTCGATGCGGCTATCGAAGTTGCGCAGGCGGCTGAAACGCGAACTGGATATTGCCGCTGGGCCATATCTCATTGATGATGGTGGAAGCAAGCCACACCGCTACAAGCTCGCATTGCAGGCAGACACCGTTCGGATAGTTGATTCACGGCGCATGGCAAGCTTGCGTTGA
- a CDS encoding RAMP superfamily CRISPR-associated protein gives MIKQTYLLKLASPAFLGGADQRGAWRTPPIKALLREWWRIAMAHRLGYDHRQIKNHETRLFGTAADEAGGENHRSQIRLSLAHWHEGTMHSHEPLPMIYHPEAERAKNKVEPLNYLGYGPIDRGKLKFGAALQSKESNILRIALPNSESESPNLQCALTLAHWFGTVGGRSRNGWGSIVWAPEEGTPTLAPLSASALEASGCTRALEQSLEVDWPHAIGSDGAGVLVWRSRETFRDWHEAMTFLARTKIAFRTHLEFNGGQPHPAAQPRHALAYPVTNHKVSAWEGSGKGRLANTLRFKLHIEAEGRLRALIYHTPCKPTLPHADLDLLNTWQRVHRFLDAQPTLARLA, from the coding sequence ATGATCAAACAGACCTACCTCCTGAAACTCGCCAGCCCTGCATTCCTGGGTGGCGCCGACCAACGCGGCGCTTGGCGCACGCCGCCGATCAAGGCCCTCCTCCGCGAGTGGTGGCGCATCGCGATGGCACACAGGCTGGGCTACGACCATCGCCAGATCAAGAATCACGAGACTCGACTTTTCGGCACAGCAGCGGACGAAGCCGGCGGCGAAAACCATCGCAGCCAGATCCGCCTTTCGCTCGCGCACTGGCACGAAGGCACGATGCACTCGCATGAACCGCTGCCCATGATTTACCACCCCGAGGCAGAGCGCGCCAAGAATAAAGTGGAGCCGCTGAACTACTTGGGCTACGGGCCGATTGATCGCGGCAAGCTGAAGTTTGGAGCTGCGCTCCAATCCAAAGAGAGCAACATCCTCCGTATTGCGTTGCCCAACAGCGAATCTGAATCTCCCAACCTGCAATGCGCCCTCACCCTCGCCCATTGGTTCGGCACTGTCGGCGGGCGCAGCCGCAACGGCTGGGGCTCGATAGTTTGGGCGCCCGAAGAGGGCACGCCCACGCTTGCGCCCCTGAGCGCGTCGGCACTGGAGGCATCCGGCTGCACCCGCGCGCTCGAACAATCCTTGGAGGTCGACTGGCCGCACGCTATCGGCAGCGATGGCGCTGGTGTCCTGGTGTGGCGTAGCAGGGAAACCTTCAGGGACTGGCACGAGGCGATGACCTTCCTCGCACGAACCAAGATCGCCTTTCGTACTCACCTCGAGTTCAACGGCGGGCAACCCCACCCGGCAGCACAACCCCGCCACGCACTCGCCTACCCCGTCACCAACCACAAGGTATCGGCCTGGGAAGGCAGCGGCAAAGGTCGCCTCGCCAACACATTGCGCTTCAAGCTCCACATCGAAGCGGAGGGTCGCCTGCGCGCACTGATCTATCACACGCCTTGCAAGCCAACCCTCCCCCATGCTGACCTCGATCTGCTCAACACTTGGCAGCGCGTGCACCGCTTCCTCGACGCTCAGCCCACACTCGCGCGTCTCGCCTGA
- the cas10 gene encoding type III-B CRISPR-associated protein Cas10/Cmr2: MTDTTQNIWLAKLAAWTQAPAEKALGLLRDPAGQEGGRVRALQQALFPNGLPEALAVHVKRADHWARAADRPHFPRSEKDGRYAAWTQVHYDQSPVLIHPLSGTQFDLKTLGIDASQIRSLSTDQFQTLIERDATGRPDARRTALAFWRFGPELDTNGLRALWQLLPADTRIPDHTIWTHLDLSAAFASSFAADADANPALLSMAFGPVQDFIAQARTTSDLWAGSHLLSRIAWAGLKVICERLGPDAVIFPQLRGVPLVDLWLRDEMGVNAKRFLDCEWAEHRTDANPLFAAALPNKLVAIVPAGQAQALAEAITRAVRDFVRDTAQGMLADLLDAADIDNTPELPCHAQLAAQLGGFPEVHWAAVPFAPLVREGEKTPDVTELNKAGEPFFGNGGFLASPAWQRLQKPLELEGTRFYRPNAGVLYPALYELLDRVVASAKSVRVAPQRPNGGDQGYRCDLTGEAEWLTHDRNHLAIPKGERKKTDTLWNRAINKRPGLSRKDEHLSALAMLKRMWPRWFVEHELGTCDIDVRRFVVSTHTLAVSTSLEHWLAEGAPIGNAGRELLVKADEAERDNVLDYAALPRRLIRKLMGGKLFDAEQRRLARALPALMENDSPDDPEARNASADLVRKLLGDKPEAYYALILLDGDKMGAWISGGSEAYPLPTRDTFHPQIRSHLAAHFNRRELTEYLDAARAVSPSRHMAISSALNSFALSLAQDIVENRCKGKLLYAGGDDVMALVAVDDLLACLTLLRAAYGGLSLHDKDDPKKPGPLAGSLQLDLDGLTLGGGHALLGSRLLRLMGEHATASAGAVIAHHSAPLGAVLRSLREAERRAKSKGGRDAFAITLMKRGGGATELTLPWRLDEHAIGHKPTLDGSPMQLLASLSALFAGDDTSRKAAFVTQGWMPHLPTQMETATLRALLAHNLAHRLERQGARKDLADEYGGKLATLALHPRLVNTDSGITPDQVVTDVLAVAEFLARESRAHKNKLIALEH, encoded by the coding sequence ATGACCGACACCACGCAAAACATCTGGCTAGCCAAACTCGCGGCTTGGACCCAAGCCCCCGCCGAGAAGGCCTTGGGACTCCTCCGCGACCCCGCCGGCCAGGAAGGCGGTAGAGTACGCGCGCTGCAACAAGCCCTCTTCCCCAATGGTCTGCCAGAGGCGCTGGCCGTGCATGTGAAACGCGCTGACCACTGGGCCCGCGCTGCAGACCGTCCACACTTTCCCCGCAGCGAAAAGGACGGCCGCTACGCTGCCTGGACACAGGTGCACTACGACCAAAGCCCGGTGCTCATCCACCCCCTCTCGGGTACCCAATTCGACCTCAAGACGCTCGGCATCGACGCCAGTCAGATACGCAGCCTATCGACCGATCAATTCCAGACACTGATCGAACGCGATGCCACTGGCCGGCCCGATGCCCGCCGAACTGCGCTCGCCTTCTGGCGCTTCGGCCCAGAGCTCGACACCAACGGTCTGCGCGCACTTTGGCAGCTGCTGCCCGCCGACACGCGCATCCCCGACCACACCATCTGGACGCACCTCGACCTGTCCGCCGCCTTCGCCTCGTCCTTTGCCGCCGATGCCGACGCCAACCCGGCGCTGCTGTCGATGGCCTTCGGCCCGGTGCAGGACTTCATCGCCCAGGCGCGCACCACCTCCGACCTGTGGGCCGGCTCGCACCTGCTCTCGCGCATCGCGTGGGCGGGCCTGAAGGTGATCTGCGAACGCCTCGGCCCGGACGCGGTGATCTTCCCGCAGCTGCGCGGCGTGCCGCTGGTCGACCTCTGGCTGCGCGACGAGATGGGCGTGAACGCCAAGCGGTTCCTCGACTGTGAATGGGCGGAGCATCGCACCGACGCCAACCCGCTGTTCGCCGCCGCGTTGCCCAACAAACTGGTCGCCATCGTCCCTGCCGGTCAGGCGCAGGCACTGGCCGAAGCCATCACCCGCGCGGTGCGCGACTTCGTACGCGACACCGCCCAGGGCATGCTCGCCGATCTGCTCGACGCCGCCGACATCGACAACACGCCCGAGTTGCCCTGCCACGCCCAGCTTGCCGCCCAGCTCGGCGGCTTTCCGGAAGTGCACTGGGCAGCCGTACCCTTTGCCCCGCTGGTAAGGGAAGGCGAAAAGACACCGGACGTCACCGAGCTGAACAAAGCCGGCGAACCTTTCTTCGGCAACGGGGGCTTCCTCGCCAGCCCCGCGTGGCAGCGCCTGCAGAAGCCGCTTGAGCTCGAAGGTACGCGCTTCTACCGCCCCAACGCCGGCGTGCTCTACCCGGCTCTCTACGAGTTGCTCGACCGCGTCGTCGCCAGCGCCAAGAGCGTGCGCGTCGCCCCCCAACGCCCGAATGGTGGCGATCAGGGCTATCGCTGCGACCTCACCGGAGAAGCCGAATGGCTCACCCACGACCGCAACCATCTCGCCATTCCAAAGGGCGAGCGCAAGAAAACCGACACCCTCTGGAACCGCGCCATCAACAAACGCCCCGGCCTCAGCCGCAAGGACGAACACCTCTCCGCACTCGCCATGCTTAAGCGCATGTGGCCGCGCTGGTTCGTCGAGCACGAACTGGGCACATGCGACATAGACGTGCGCCGCTTCGTGGTGTCCACGCACACTCTGGCCGTGTCTACCTCGCTCGAGCATTGGCTAGCGGAGGGAGCGCCGATCGGCAACGCCGGTCGCGAGCTGCTGGTGAAGGCCGACGAAGCCGAGCGCGACAACGTCCTGGACTACGCTGCCCTGCCGCGCCGCCTGATCCGCAAACTGATGGGCGGAAAACTCTTCGACGCCGAACAACGCCGCCTCGCCCGCGCCTTGCCAGCGCTGATGGAAAACGACAGTCCCGACGACCCCGAAGCCCGTAACGCAAGTGCAGATCTCGTCCGCAAACTGCTGGGAGACAAACCCGAAGCCTATTACGCGCTCATCCTGCTCGACGGCGACAAGATGGGTGCATGGATCTCCGGCGGCAGCGAGGCCTATCCCCTGCCCACCCGCGACACCTTCCACCCGCAGATCCGCAGCCATCTGGCCGCCCACTTCAACCGCCGGGAGCTCACCGAATACCTCGACGCCGCCCGTGCCGTGTCGCCCAGCCGTCACATGGCGATTTCCAGCGCGCTCAACAGCTTTGCGCTCTCCCTTGCGCAGGACATCGTCGAGAACCGCTGCAAGGGCAAGCTCCTCTATGCCGGCGGCGACGATGTGATGGCGCTGGTTGCGGTCGATGACCTGCTCGCCTGCCTCACCCTGCTGCGAGCCGCCTACGGCGGGTTGTCCTTGCATGACAAGGACGACCCCAAAAAACCCGGCCCACTGGCCGGATCGCTCCAACTGGACCTCGACGGGCTCACGCTGGGTGGCGGCCACGCCCTACTCGGCAGCCGCCTGCTGCGGCTGATGGGCGAGCACGCCACTGCCAGCGCGGGCGCGGTGATCGCGCATCACAGCGCCCCGCTCGGCGCGGTGCTGCGAAGCCTGCGCGAGGCCGAAAGGCGCGCCAAGAGCAAGGGCGGACGCGACGCCTTCGCCATCACGCTTATGAAGCGCGGTGGTGGCGCCACCGAGCTCACCCTGCCGTGGCGGCTCGACGAACATGCCATTGGGCACAAGCCAACGCTGGACGGTTCACCGATGCAGCTACTCGCCAGCCTTAGCGCGCTCTTCGCCGGCGACGACACCTCGCGCAAGGCCGCCTTCGTTACCCAAGGCTGGATGCCACATCTACCCACGCAGATGGAGACCGCAACACTGAGGGCATTGCTCGCCCACAACTTGGCCCATCGTCTGGAACGCCAAGGCGCACGGAAAGATCTCGCCGACGAATATGGCGGCAAGCTTGCCACGCTCGCCCTGCATCCACGGCTGGTTAACACTGACTCAGGGATCACGCCCGACCAGGTCGTCACCGACGTGCTGGCGGTCGCCGAATTCCTCGCCCGCGAGAGCCGCGCCCACAAGAACAAGCTGATCGCCTTGGAGCACTGA
- a CDS encoding type III-B CRISPR module-associated Cmr3 family protein yields MHEIAHTLLIEPLDVLVLRGNKLFADAGSHGEAVMPPWPSVAAGALRSRMLADARIDPAAFAADRADIEPALATSLGSVEAPGTFRIAHFGLARNTGNADAPAFEALLPLPADLSVDQAERATTLQPTQLHSALASSHPLPLTPVLCQPEAGKPKGGLWLTVAGILAWQRGDALEKRKGHWVASSDLWRLDPRLGIALEAGMGTVAEGQLYTSEAIALKPGVAFVTRVQGAHGVLPQDGLLRFGGDGHGAHVREAACALPACDSAALARVGRFRLLLTSPGIFPQGWHLPDMNGNPGDGRWHFHGASARLVCAAVPRLETVSGWDVARRQPKPALRAAPTGSVYWLDDFQGDPSALDALQRDGLPCDDRTRRAEGFNACLLAHWN; encoded by the coding sequence ATGCACGAGATCGCCCACACCCTGCTCATTGAGCCGCTGGATGTGCTCGTCCTGCGCGGCAATAAGCTCTTCGCCGACGCAGGCAGCCACGGCGAAGCCGTAATGCCACCCTGGCCCTCGGTCGCCGCCGGCGCCCTTCGCAGCCGCATGCTGGCCGACGCCCGCATCGACCCGGCCGCATTCGCTGCTGATCGCGCCGATATCGAACCTGCGCTTGCCACCAGCCTTGGCAGCGTCGAGGCACCCGGCACGTTCCGCATCGCTCACTTCGGCCTGGCCCGCAACACGGGCAATGCCGACGCGCCCGCGTTCGAAGCCCTGCTGCCCCTGCCCGCCGACCTCAGCGTCGACCAGGCCGAGCGCGCCACCACGCTGCAGCCCACGCAACTGCATTCGGCACTCGCCAGCAGCCACCCCCTGCCGCTCACACCGGTGCTGTGCCAGCCCGAGGCTGGCAAGCCCAAGGGTGGCCTGTGGCTCACCGTCGCCGGCATCCTTGCCTGGCAGCGCGGCGACGCCCTCGAAAAGCGCAAGGGCCATTGGGTAGCTTCGTCCGACTTGTGGCGGCTCGACCCACGCCTTGGCATCGCACTCGAAGCCGGCATGGGGACCGTCGCCGAAGGGCAGCTCTACACCAGCGAAGCGATTGCACTGAAACCCGGTGTCGCTTTTGTGACGCGCGTGCAGGGCGCGCACGGCGTCTTACCGCAAGACGGCCTGTTGCGCTTCGGTGGCGACGGTCACGGCGCGCACGTGCGCGAGGCCGCATGCGCTCTGCCGGCGTGCGACAGCGCCGCGCTGGCACGCGTCGGGCGCTTCCGCCTGCTGCTCACCAGCCCCGGCATCTTCCCGCAGGGCTGGCATCTGCCCGACATGAACGGCAACCCGGGCGACGGTCGTTGGCATTTTCATGGCGCCTCGGCGCGACTGGTGTGCGCTGCCGTGCCCCGGCTCGAAACCGTCTCCGGCTGGGACGTCGCCCGCCGCCAACCCAAGCCCGCGCTGCGCGCCGCGCCTACCGGCAGCGTGTACTGGCTTGACGACTTCCAGGGCGACCCGTCCGCGCTCGACGCCCTGCAGCGCGACGGCCTGCCCTGCGACGACCGTACCCGCCGAGCCGAAGGGTTCAACGCCTGCCTGCTCGCACACTGGAACTGA
- the cmr4 gene encoding type III-B CRISPR module RAMP protein Cmr4 translates to MFQAHAALFLYATSPVHMGSGQAFGLIDNPIARERHCEHPVFPGSGLKGAIRHRFHSLPGWTEDEKGEKLLDRLFGPESRAATLHAGAISLGDAQLVAFPVRSVKQGYVYATSAHALARAARLLAQLGVAGMPATPTALAPGQTCVANPELLNTDKLHLEAFEYRNDAPQTEKLEKVARWLADKALPTGDAHAYFRDKFARHLVLLADEDFNWFSKNATVVEPHVRINNNTGAADSGGLFYTENLPPETLMLGSLMASRERSGKDNGLDAQTVLAQVIGAINGQLLQVGGDATTGRGLVAARLINGVSL, encoded by the coding sequence ATGTTCCAAGCCCACGCCGCACTTTTCCTGTACGCAACCAGCCCGGTTCACATGGGTTCCGGCCAGGCCTTCGGCCTCATCGACAACCCCATCGCCCGCGAGCGCCACTGCGAGCACCCGGTGTTCCCTGGGTCCGGCCTCAAGGGCGCGATCCGCCATCGCTTCCACAGCCTGCCCGGCTGGACCGAGGACGAAAAGGGCGAGAAGCTGCTCGACCGCCTGTTCGGACCCGAATCCCGGGCGGCCACGCTTCACGCCGGTGCCATCAGCCTGGGTGATGCCCAACTCGTCGCCTTCCCGGTACGTTCGGTCAAACAGGGGTATGTGTACGCCACCAGCGCCCACGCCTTGGCCCGTGCGGCCCGCCTGCTCGCCCAACTCGGCGTGGCCGGCATGCCTGCAACGCCCACTGCACTCGCGCCCGGCCAGACCTGCGTGGCCAATCCCGAGCTGCTGAACACCGACAAATTGCATCTGGAGGCCTTCGAATATCGCAACGACGCGCCCCAAACCGAGAAACTCGAGAAAGTTGCCCGCTGGCTGGCTGACAAGGCCCTACCCACCGGCGACGCCCACGCCTATTTCCGCGACAAGTTCGCCCGCCATCTGGTGCTGCTCGCCGACGAGGACTTCAACTGGTTCAGCAAGAACGCCACCGTGGTAGAGCCGCATGTCCGGATCAACAACAATACGGGAGCCGCCGACAGCGGCGGCCTGTTCTACACGGAGAACCTCCCGCCCGAGACGCTGATGCTGGGCAGCCTGATGGCCAGCCGCGAACGCAGCGGCAAGGACAACGGACTCGACGCCCAAACGGTGCTCGCACAGGTCATCGGCGCCATTAACGGCCAGTTGCTTCAGGTCGGTGGCGACGCCACCACCGGGCGTGGGTTGGTCGCCGCGCGTCTCATCAATGGCGTCAGCCTCTGA
- the cmr5 gene encoding type III-B CRISPR module-associated protein Cmr5 encodes MSTPAKSTKSAPVTLEQKRAQYAWQYAESGIGVSGDKYRNLAKAAPALIMNNGLMQTLAFLNSKNERHHQALAEHIRRWLSVRGGGPDRDVGFEAGMKAMLDFAPDQYRQATDEALLILRWIRQFAAAL; translated from the coding sequence ATGAGCACGCCCGCCAAAAGCACCAAATCAGCCCCGGTCACACTGGAGCAGAAACGCGCCCAATACGCTTGGCAGTACGCCGAGAGCGGTATCGGCGTATCCGGCGACAAGTACCGAAATCTTGCCAAAGCCGCCCCCGCTCTGATCATGAACAATGGGCTGATGCAAACGTTGGCATTCCTTAACAGCAAGAACGAACGCCACCATCAAGCACTCGCGGAACACATCCGTCGCTGGCTCAGCGTAAGAGGTGGTGGTCCTGATCGCGATGTGGGCTTCGAAGCTGGCATGAAGGCAATGCTGGACTTCGCGCCCGACCAATACCGCCAAGCCACCGACGAAGCCCTGCTCATCCTGCGCTGGATCCGTCAGTTCGCCGCTGCGCTGTGA
- the cmr6 gene encoding type III-B CRISPR module RAMP protein Cmr6 translates to MAKPCIPSYVSQDFSACPPGHRFTLYFDLWSSEQEEYRLELAEWAANGRRGREPQQPLTREDWIIPSKRKTEAAQRACVLPDGSRAALKALCERQRTLAASVGVTMFAHPARLTAPLATGLGNEHPLENGFAFLSPHGLPYLAGSGLKGVIRRAAEELASGEWGDSAGWNKDAIDILFGLETESGDTEATRTRGALMFWDLFFRPASDKAPLLAVEIMTPHHSGYLQGNGTPHANEQPNPIPFLAVAAGCECTLYVQCNPAQISADAGAMRTDWPTLLAAAVEHAGEWMGFGAKSAVGYGRIGQDQALSRKLKQEAAERAEKQAREAREAELATLSPQARTIAEFVERCRDKQGSGRKDQYNPGGGLFSTALQLSKQALDEARQWSGADRIRLADALTEWLPKVIEKLDRKDDWKDARKRLCIAALRGE, encoded by the coding sequence ATGGCTAAACCCTGCATTCCCAGCTATGTGAGCCAAGACTTCAGTGCGTGCCCTCCCGGCCATCGCTTTACCCTTTATTTCGACCTCTGGTCGAGCGAACAGGAGGAATATCGGCTTGAGCTCGCGGAATGGGCTGCGAATGGGCGCAGAGGTCGTGAGCCCCAACAGCCCCTCACCCGAGAGGACTGGATCATCCCTTCCAAGCGGAAGACCGAAGCGGCCCAGCGGGCCTGCGTTCTTCCGGATGGAAGCCGCGCCGCACTCAAGGCCCTCTGCGAACGCCAGAGAACGCTGGCGGCCAGCGTCGGCGTAACGATGTTCGCCCATCCCGCCCGCCTCACCGCCCCACTCGCCACCGGGCTTGGCAACGAGCACCCGCTGGAGAACGGCTTCGCCTTCCTCAGCCCGCACGGCCTGCCCTATCTGGCTGGAAGCGGACTGAAGGGCGTGATCCGTCGTGCCGCCGAGGAACTCGCCAGCGGCGAATGGGGCGACAGCGCCGGCTGGAATAAGGACGCCATCGACATCCTGTTCGGTCTTGAAACCGAATCGGGTGACACCGAAGCCACCCGCACCCGTGGTGCCCTAATGTTCTGGGACCTCTTCTTCCGGCCCGCCAGCGACAAGGCCCCGCTGCTCGCGGTGGAAATCATGACGCCACACCACTCGGGCTATTTGCAGGGCAACGGCACCCCGCACGCCAACGAGCAACCCAACCCCATCCCCTTCCTCGCCGTCGCCGCAGGCTGCGAATGTACGCTGTACGTCCAGTGCAACCCCGCGCAGATTTCCGCCGATGCGGGCGCGATGCGCACCGACTGGCCCACGCTGCTCGCTGCCGCCGTCGAACATGCCGGCGAATGGATGGGCTTCGGCGCCAAGAGCGCAGTCGGCTATGGGCGAATAGGTCAGGACCAGGCCTTGAGCCGCAAGCTTAAACAGGAAGCAGCCGAAAGGGCCGAGAAACAGGCACGCGAGGCACGCGAAGCCGAGTTGGCCACTCTTAGTCCCCAGGCACGCACCATCGCCGAGTTCGTCGAGCGCTGCAGAGATAAGCAAGGGAGTGGCCGCAAGGACCAGTACAACCCTGGAGGCGGCCTGTTCTCCACAGCACTGCAGCTGAGCAAACAGGCCTTGGACGAAGCCCGGCAATGGAGCGGTGCCGACCGCATCCGGTTGGCCGATGCACTCACTGAATGGCTACCGAAGGTGATTGAAAAACTCGACCGCAAGGACGACTGGAAGGACGCCCGCAAAAGGCTGTGCATCGCCGCCCTGCGGGGCGAATAA
- the csx2 gene encoding TIGR02221 family CRISPR-associated protein yields the protein MTTLISFLGKGRYEKDGYRNAKYRFDEAFVREVPFFGLALNDYLKPDRLILVGTSGSMWDVFFEREASQSDDSLLELIEAVESDTVDAALLDGHAGRLSERLGHPVDCVLIDYARDEAGQAKLLGQLAASLTEGEHIAIDVTHSFRHLPMLALIAARFLSRVRNVLIEDIYYGAYDMKDAASDEVPVLRLKGMLKMLDWVDALSSYDKDGDYSVFSGLLAEDGMPEGLARILESAAFQERVNHLEGAKQKLSASLQAIATHHGPLGSLFRPELEARVAWVRKPERGQRELALAEAYLARRDYLRTTIFLLEGLITREIDRRKGISKNRDEREEARKALGQDNKQFRKLEWLRNALAHGQRSQDNDTAKLLNDEDALREALKRFIRVLA from the coding sequence ATGACCACCCTCATCAGCTTTCTCGGCAAGGGCCGCTACGAGAAAGACGGTTATCGCAACGCCAAGTACCGCTTCGACGAGGCCTTCGTACGCGAGGTGCCGTTTTTCGGCTTGGCGCTCAACGACTATCTCAAGCCCGACCGGCTGATCTTGGTCGGCACCTCGGGCAGCATGTGGGACGTCTTCTTCGAGCGCGAAGCCAGCCAGAGCGACGATTCGCTACTCGAGCTCATCGAGGCCGTCGAGTCCGACACGGTCGATGCCGCTCTCCTCGACGGCCACGCGGGGCGCCTGTCCGAGCGCTTGGGCCACCCGGTCGACTGTGTCCTGATCGACTACGCCCGCGACGAGGCCGGCCAGGCCAAGCTGCTCGGGCAGCTCGCAGCGAGCCTCACCGAGGGCGAGCACATCGCCATCGACGTCACCCACTCTTTCCGCCACCTGCCGATGCTGGCACTGATCGCCGCGCGCTTCCTGTCACGCGTGCGCAACGTGCTCATCGAAGACATCTACTACGGTGCTTACGACATGAAGGACGCGGCCAGCGACGAGGTGCCGGTGCTGCGCCTGAAGGGCATGCTGAAAATGCTCGACTGGGTCGATGCCCTGTCGAGCTACGACAAGGACGGCGACTACAGCGTCTTTTCCGGCCTGCTTGCCGAGGACGGCATGCCCGAAGGCCTGGCGCGCATCCTCGAATCCGCAGCGTTCCAGGAGCGTGTCAATCATCTCGAAGGCGCCAAGCAAAAGCTCAGTGCCTCACTCCAGGCCATCGCCACTCACCATGGCCCGCTCGGCAGCCTCTTCCGCCCCGAACTCGAAGCCCGCGTCGCTTGGGTGCGCAAGCCCGAACGTGGCCAACGCGAACTCGCCCTCGCGGAAGCCTACCTCGCTCGACGCGACTATCTGCGCACTACCATCTTCCTGCTCGAGGGTCTCATTACGCGCGAAATCGACCGGCGCAAGGGGATCTCAAAAAACCGCGACGAGCGCGAAGAGGCCCGCAAAGCGCTGGGCCAGGACAACAAGCAGTTCAGAAAACTTGAGTGGCTACGCAACGCCCTCGCCCACGGCCAGCGCTCGCAGGACAACGACACCGCCAAGCTGCTCAACGACGAGGACGCCCTGCGCGAGGCGCTCAAGCGCTTCATCCGCGTGCTGGCCTGA